The Humulus lupulus chromosome 3, drHumLupu1.1, whole genome shotgun sequence genome window below encodes:
- the LOC133825600 gene encoding uncharacterized mitochondrial protein AtMg00860-like: protein MYAKFKKCEFLLENVRFLGHIVSKEGIAVYPTKIEAIRDWRQPKNVAEVKSFLGLAGYYRKFVEEFSNIDAPLTNLTRNNQKYNCIEKCEESFQTMKNKLISAPMLCVPTVEGKFIVYCDASKNGLGCVLMQDGKVVAYA from the coding sequence ATGTACgcgaagtttaagaagtgcgaattttTGTTAGAGAATGTGAGATTTTTGGGCCACATAGTGTCTAAGGAGGGAATAGCAGTATACCCAACTAAGATCGAGGCTATTCGGGATTGGCGTCAACCTAAGAATGTAGCAGAGGTtaaaagtttcttgggattggcagggtattacaggaaATTTGTTGAAGAATTTTCTAATATTGATGCACCGCTAACCAATTTGACAAGAAATAATCAGAAATACAATTGTATTGAAAAGTGTGAGGAGAGCTTTCAAACCATGAAGAATAAGCTTATATCAGCTCCAATGTTATGTGTACCAACTGTGGAAGGGAAGTTCatagtatactgtgatgcttccaagAATGGCttggggtgtgtactgatgcaagatGGTAAAGTGGTGGCTTATGCCTGA